One segment of Metallosphaera cuprina Ar-4 DNA contains the following:
- a CDS encoding universal stress protein: protein MKIVLAYDGSDYAKKAVLFTLKIMREVDELHLISIIKEIPRSPEQVVLESEKKAEESLEQIKREIQGYKVVSKVLEGSDVASSIIDYCNKIECDLIVTGSRGLTGLKKVVLGSVSSSLVNKSSIPVLVVK from the coding sequence ATGAAAATAGTTCTGGCGTATGACGGTTCTGACTACGCTAAAAAGGCAGTTTTGTTCACGCTAAAAATAATGAGGGAAGTGGATGAGCTACATCTCATATCGATAATTAAGGAAATCCCTAGAAGTCCTGAACAAGTGGTTTTAGAAAGTGAAAAGAAAGCGGAGGAGTCATTAGAACAAATAAAGCGGGAGATACAAGGTTACAAGGTAGTTTCAAAAGTCTTGGAGGGCTCAGACGTTGCGAGTTCCATCATAGATTATTGCAACAAGATCGAGTGTGATCTAATAGTTACAGGGAGTAGAGGGTTAACGGGCTTGAAGAAAGTGGTATTAGGTAGCGTATCCAGCTCTCTGGTCAATAAGTCAAGTATTCCTGTTTTAGTCGTTAAGTAG